A DNA window from Borrelia sp. HM contains the following coding sequences:
- the psgB gene encoding HemN-related non-iron pseudo-SAM protein PsgB, translated as MIFLSLTDLSVYIDLSKCLSYDFFDKILREFCFYLEILGFPKIKTLYIKYEALDCCNNSRLKSFLASLSARFDFIKLDEFTFELHPEEVTLSLLSVLSDFSVSRVSIDINSFSSKFLGIMDNFNAPIKNLNSVVDNIHKFYFDLNIDLNICIPYQEKVHLKNDLEKLLSFSPKHVCLSEFLVDERNYIGHSQDVCFVNDEAKSEDLWFYALNFLESNGYVNYEISNFALKGHESKHNFRYWGLKPYLGLGIGSVSLLICTQDGSPKAVIRNDNNFLGSKESSATFEILSDLDFFICHFITNLGTKNGLNISVLKHRFVYDQEDFFKFIDYLLRLNRSVVFFNDILYLDGHERFKLDLYLRLISEYLVNNCFKVKFKSL; from the coding sequence GTGATTTTTTTAAGTTTAACCGATTTATCTGTTTATATTGATCTTAGCAAATGTCTAAGTTATGATTTTTTTGATAAAATATTGCGTGAATTTTGTTTTTACTTAGAAATTTTAGGTTTTCCAAAAATAAAGACTCTTTATATTAAATATGAAGCTTTGGATTGTTGCAATAATTCTCGTTTAAAAAGTTTTTTAGCCTCTTTATCTGCAAGGTTTGATTTCATTAAATTGGATGAATTTACTTTTGAATTGCATCCTGAAGAAGTAACTCTTTCTCTTTTGTCAGTATTAAGTGATTTTTCTGTTAGTAGAGTTAGTATTGATATAAATAGTTTTTCTTCGAAATTCTTAGGAATCATGGATAATTTTAATGCACCTATAAAGAATTTAAATTCTGTAGTTGATAATATTCATAAATTTTATTTTGATTTGAACATTGATTTAAATATTTGTATTCCTTATCAAGAAAAAGTACATCTGAAAAATGATTTAGAGAAATTGCTGTCATTTTCTCCCAAGCATGTATGTCTTTCAGAATTTTTAGTCGATGAAAGAAATTATATTGGGCATTCTCAAGATGTGTGTTTTGTTAATGATGAAGCTAAGTCTGAAGATTTGTGGTTTTATGCCCTTAATTTTTTAGAATCTAATGGCTATGTAAATTATGAGATTTCAAATTTTGCCTTAAAAGGCCATGAAAGTAAACATAATTTTAGATATTGGGGGCTTAAACCTTATTTGGGCCTTGGGATAGGTTCTGTTAGTTTACTTATTTGTACTCAAGATGGCAGCCCTAAGGCTGTAATAAGGAATGATAATAATTTTTTAGGCAGTAAAGAATCTTCAGCAACTTTTGAGATTTTAAGTGATTTAGATTTTTTTATTTGTCATTTCATTACCAATCTTGGGACTAAAAATGGTCTTAATATTTCTGTTTTAAAGCATAGGTTTGTATATGATCAAGAGGATTTTTTTAAGTTTATTGATTATCTTTTAAGATTAAATCGATCAGTTGTTTTTTTTAACGATATTCTTTATTTAGATGGACATGAAAGGTTTAAGTTGGATTTATATCTTCGATTGATCTCAGAATATTTAGTTAATAATTGTTTTAAAGTGAAATTTAAGTCTCTTTAA
- the rpiA gene encoding ribose 5-phosphate isomerase A, whose protein sequence is MEEQKKLVSQYAIDHYVKNNMHIGIGTGTTVYYAIKYLSEKIKSGDLTNLKLYPTSSDTKYLLAKENIIYESKFTKFNKNIDITIDGADKILLDKKTLIKGGGAAHLMEKIVAYNSDELLIIADETKIIQTLGKKISVPIEIVPDALAFITANLEKMNFNYALRTCKSKAGPIITDNNNYILDIEMNLANPKGAEKYFKLIPGILEIGIFNHQNTKIVYYQNGEVKET, encoded by the coding sequence ATGGAAGAACAAAAAAAATTAGTTTCGCAATATGCAATTGATCACTATGTAAAAAACAATATGCACATTGGTATTGGAACAGGAACAACCGTTTACTACGCCATTAAATATTTAAGTGAGAAAATAAAATCGGGAGATTTAACAAATCTAAAACTTTATCCAACAAGCAGTGATACAAAATATTTACTTGCAAAAGAAAATATTATATATGAGTCCAAATTCACAAAATTTAACAAAAATATCGATATTACAATTGATGGGGCTGATAAAATTTTATTAGACAAAAAAACTCTAATCAAGGGTGGTGGAGCAGCTCATTTAATGGAAAAAATAGTAGCATATAATTCTGATGAATTATTAATTATTGCAGATGAAACAAAAATTATACAAACCTTAGGAAAAAAAATATCTGTACCGATTGAAATTGTTCCAGATGCTCTTGCCTTTATTACAGCTAATTTAGAAAAAATGAACTTTAACTATGCTTTAAGAACTTGTAAATCTAAAGCAGGTCCAATAATAACTGACAATAATAATTATATTTTAGATATAGAAATGAACCTTGCAAATCCTAAAGGTGCTGAGAAATACTTTAAACTAATTCCAGGAATACTTGAAATTGGAATTTTCAATCATCAAAACACAAAAATTGTATATTATCAAAATGGAGAAGTTAAAGAGACTTAA
- the gpmA gene encoding 2,3-diphosphoglycerate-dependent phosphoglycerate mutase, with translation MYKLVLVRHGESEWNKENLFTGWTDVKLSEKGIAEALEGGRVLKQEGYFFDIAFSSLLVRANDTLNIILSELGQSYINVEKSWRLNERHYGALQGLNKSETAEKYGEDKVLIWRRSYDVPPMPLEESDNRHPIHDIRYKGIPKRELPSTECLKDTVARVIPYWTDRIAKVIIEGKKVIIAAHGNSLRALVKYLDNMSDDDILKLNIPTGIPLVYELDKELSPIKHYYLGDEDKIKAAMESVANQGKKK, from the coding sequence ATGTACAAATTAGTTTTAGTGCGGCATGGTGAGAGTGAATGGAATAAAGAAAATCTTTTTACAGGATGGACTGATGTTAAGCTTTCTGAAAAGGGTATTGCTGAAGCTTTAGAGGGGGGTAGAGTTCTTAAGCAAGAAGGCTATTTTTTTGATATTGCTTTTAGCTCATTGTTGGTAAGGGCCAATGATACTTTAAATATTATTTTAAGTGAATTGGGTCAGTCTTATATTAATGTAGAAAAGTCTTGGCGACTCAATGAAAGACATTATGGGGCTTTACAAGGATTAAATAAATCTGAAACTGCTGAGAAGTATGGAGAGGATAAGGTTTTAATATGGAGGCGTAGTTATGATGTTCCTCCTATGCCTTTAGAAGAGTCTGATAATCGTCACCCAATTCATGATATAAGATATAAAGGGATTCCTAAAAGGGAGCTTCCTTCAACAGAATGTTTAAAGGATACTGTTGCAAGAGTGATACCATATTGGACAGATAGAATTGCTAAAGTTATTATTGAGGGGAAAAAAGTTATTATTGCTGCTCATGGTAATTCTTTAAGAGCTCTTGTTAAATATCTTGATAATATGAGTGATGATGACATTTTAAAGCTCAATATTCCAACTGGTATTCCTTTGGTTTATGAACTTGATAAAGAGTTAAGCCCTATTAAACACTATTATTTGGGTGATGAGGATAAAATTAAGGCAGCTATGGAATCTGTTGCCAATCAAGGTAAAAAAAAATAA
- the lysS gene encoding lysine--tRNA ligase, whose amino-acid sequence MKTSHWADFYAKKIIEEKGEKKQYTVASGITPSGTVHIGNFREVISVDLVARALKDAGKNVRFIYSWDNYDVFRKVPSNMPDQKLLNSYLRQAITRVPDTKTNKSSYAKANEIEFEKYLPNVGIEPEFINQSLKYMSSDYSNQIKFALDHKDEIAKVLNEYRTTKLTDDWYPISVFCTNCNKDTTIIKNYNHYYSIEYYCECGNKESIDLRKTGAVKLLWRIDWPMRWKYENVDFEPAGKDHHSSGGSFDTSKKIVKIFGGTPPITFQYDFISIKGCGGKISSSSGNVISLKDVLEIYTPEVTRFLFASTKPNTEFSISFDLDVIKIYEDYDKFERVYYEVEDVKKDKKEAFKRIYELSQPKAPDKEIPYQIGFRHLSVICQIFEGDKDKILKFLNDVKENQKEKLINKIECAINWIQKFAPENFKFSLRSTFDNIQPLNDSNKQAIIQLLDFLKQDFDSITEKEIQDNIYIIAKENKIETPLFFKQLYIILINKEKGPKLAGFIKTIGINKFENIVKHYI is encoded by the coding sequence ATGAAAACATCACATTGGGCAGATTTTTATGCAAAAAAAATTATAGAAGAAAAAGGTGAAAAGAAACAATATACGGTTGCATCAGGCATTACTCCATCAGGAACCGTTCATATTGGAAACTTTAGAGAAGTTATTTCTGTTGATCTTGTAGCAAGAGCATTAAAAGATGCAGGCAAAAATGTAAGATTTATCTACTCGTGGGATAATTATGATGTATTTAGAAAAGTACCTAGCAATATGCCAGATCAAAAATTACTAAATTCCTATTTAAGACAAGCCATTACAAGAGTACCTGACACTAAAACTAACAAGTCAAGCTATGCAAAAGCCAATGAAATAGAATTTGAAAAATATCTACCTAATGTAGGAATTGAACCAGAATTTATAAATCAAAGCCTAAAATACATGTCAAGTGATTATTCAAATCAAATTAAGTTTGCATTGGATCATAAAGATGAAATAGCCAAAGTCCTAAATGAATATAGGACAACAAAATTAACAGATGACTGGTATCCAATTAGTGTTTTTTGCACTAATTGCAATAAAGATACTACAATAATAAAAAATTATAATCATTACTATTCCATTGAATACTATTGCGAATGCGGAAATAAAGAATCAATCGATTTAAGAAAAACAGGAGCTGTAAAACTTCTGTGGAGAATTGACTGGCCAATGAGATGGAAATATGAAAACGTTGACTTTGAACCTGCTGGTAAAGATCATCACAGTAGTGGAGGAAGCTTTGATACTTCAAAAAAGATTGTAAAAATTTTTGGAGGCACTCCTCCTATAACATTTCAATATGATTTCATATCAATTAAAGGGTGTGGTGGCAAAATATCTTCCTCATCAGGCAACGTGATATCACTAAAAGATGTACTTGAAATATATACTCCTGAAGTTACAAGATTCTTATTTGCATCTACAAAACCCAACACAGAATTTTCAATATCATTTGATCTTGATGTAATAAAAATCTATGAGGACTACGATAAATTTGAAAGGGTATATTATGAAGTTGAAGATGTTAAAAAAGACAAAAAAGAAGCTTTTAAAAGAATTTATGAACTATCTCAACCCAAAGCACCAGATAAAGAAATTCCTTATCAAATTGGTTTTAGACATTTAAGCGTAATTTGTCAAATATTTGAAGGTGATAAAGACAAAATTTTAAAATTTTTAAATGATGTTAAAGAAAATCAAAAAGAAAAACTGATTAATAAAATTGAGTGCGCAATTAACTGGATTCAAAAATTCGCGCCTGAAAATTTTAAATTTTCATTAAGATCCACATTCGATAATATCCAGCCTTTAAATGATAGCAATAAACAAGCAATCATACAATTACTAGATTTTCTAAAACAAGATTTTGATAGCATAACTGAAAAAGAAATTCAGGATAATATTTATATTATTGCAAAAGAAAACAAAATCGAAACCCCATTATTCTTTAAACAACTATATATTATATTAATTAACAAGGAAAAGGGACCAAAATTAGCAGGATTTATTAAAACAATTGGCATTAATAAATTTGAAAACATTGTAAAACACTATATTTAG
- the era gene encoding GTPase Era yields the protein MKSGFISIIGRPSTGKSTLLNSICGHQISIISSTPQTTRNKIKGIFTDNRGQIIFIDTPGFHLSKKKFNKELMNNIYSAIEETELILYVIDIQDEPGIEENEILTIISKSKIFFLVIINKIDIPKTKEKEIILFLDAKGIKKENIIKISAKKKINIETIKDKIYANLKEGPLYYPEEYYTDQEIKLRISEIIRGVTIRKLKEELPYSLYTEIEILEERKNKLLIKTNIIVAGESQKGIIVGKGGKGIKAIGEESRKIISEIFEKKCDLFLQVKLRKNWNKNNKIIKNLIN from the coding sequence ATGAAATCAGGATTTATATCAATAATAGGTAGACCATCAACAGGGAAATCTACACTTTTAAATTCAATATGTGGGCACCAAATATCAATTATTTCATCTACACCACAAACTACTAGAAACAAAATAAAAGGAATATTTACAGATAATAGGGGTCAAATCATTTTCATAGATACACCAGGCTTTCATCTAAGCAAAAAGAAATTTAATAAAGAATTAATGAATAATATATATTCTGCAATTGAAGAGACAGAACTCATTCTTTATGTAATTGATATTCAAGATGAACCTGGTATTGAAGAAAATGAAATACTAACAATTATTAGCAAATCAAAAATTTTTTTCCTAGTAATAATCAACAAAATTGACATTCCAAAAACAAAAGAAAAAGAAATAATTCTATTTTTAGATGCAAAAGGAATAAAAAAAGAAAATATTATCAAAATATCTGCTAAAAAAAAAATTAATATTGAAACAATCAAAGATAAGATTTATGCAAATCTCAAAGAAGGACCCCTTTACTATCCTGAAGAATATTATACGGATCAAGAAATAAAACTAAGAATTAGCGAAATAATTAGAGGTGTTACTATTAGAAAACTCAAAGAAGAGCTACCATATTCTTTATATACAGAAATTGAAATTTTAGAAGAAAGAAAAAATAAACTTCTAATTAAAACAAATATTATTGTAGCTGGAGAGAGTCAAAAGGGCATAATAGTTGGCAAGGGAGGAAAAGGAATAAAAGCAATTGGAGAAGAATCAAGAAAAATAATATCAGAAATATTTGAAAAGAAATGCGACCTGTTCTTACAAGTAAAATTAAGGAAAAATTGGAACAAGAACAATAAAATAATTAAAAACCTAATAAATTAA
- a CDS encoding DUF192 domain-containing protein, translated as MNALFFALIFYVSCHNHNYDKEIIINNDTKFFVKLAVDDFTRAKGYMGIKSISENNGMLFIFKKEKNLSFWMKDTPIPLEIAYIDSAGVIKEIYSLVPFSEKPVNSKYKVKYALEVLEGSFSRFKIKVGSKVKFNFDINSLSVE; from the coding sequence TTGAATGCTCTTTTTTTTGCGTTAATTTTTTATGTCTCCTGTCATAATCATAATTATGATAAAGAAATTATTATAAATAATGATACTAAGTTTTTTGTTAAACTGGCAGTTGATGATTTTACTAGAGCTAAGGGATATATGGGTATAAAGAGCATAAGTGAGAATAATGGTATGCTTTTTATTTTTAAGAAGGAAAAAAATTTATCTTTTTGGATGAAAGATACTCCTATTCCACTTGAAATTGCTTATATTGATTCTGCTGGTGTTATTAAGGAAATTTATAGTTTGGTGCCTTTTTCAGAAAAACCTGTGAATTCTAAATATAAGGTTAAATATGCACTTGAAGTTTTAGAAGGTTCTTTTTCTAGATTTAAAATTAAAGTAGGTAGCAAAGTAAAGTTTAATTTTGATATTAATTCTTTAAGTGTGGAATAG